The genomic DNA TGGGTATCACCGTGAAGGGCGACTCGCCTTTTGCTGAATAACTAACCGGAGGACATACACAATGGCAGCAATCAGCAAAAAGCGCAAGGAAGCCCTTGCCAAACACGACCTGACGCAGGTACGCAGCCTGCTCGAAGCTGCGCAAGTGGTGAAAGATATCACTTACACTAAGTTTGACGCCTCGGTTGATATCGACGTTCGCCTTGGTGTGGACCCCCGCAAAGCCGACCAGATGGTGCGCGGTGTTGCTACCCTGCCCCACGGCACTGGCAAAACCGTTCGCGTTTTGGCCCTCGTGCCCGCCGACAAAGAAGCAGAAGCTATCGCAGCTGGTGCCGATTTCGTTGGTCTGGACGATTATATCGCCAAAATCGAGAAAGGCTGGACCGATATCGATGTAATCATCACCATGCCTTCGGTAATGGCTAAGGTTGGTCGTCTGGGTCGCGTACTCGGCCCGCGTGGTCTGATGCCAAACCCGAAGTCAGGTACGGTAACGACTGACGTAGCTAAGGCGGTGCAGGAAGTGAAAGCTGGTAAAATCGACTTTAAAGTTGACAAAACCGGTATTATTCACTGCTCAGTAGGTAAGGTATCGTTTGACCCCACTAAGCTAGCTGAGAACGCCTTGGAAGTGATTCAGACGCTTGGTCGTTTGAAGCCTTCTTCGTCGAAAGGCACCTATATCCGTAGCATCACGCTTAGCAGTACTATGTCGCCGGCCGTGCCGGTTGACAGCACGGTTTCTTCCGCTAACTAATAACATCAACCAACCATGAATCGGGAAGAAAAACAAACCCTCGTGGATGAGTTGAGCGAGAAGTTTCAGTCGCACAACGCATTCTATATCGCCGATGCCTCCGGGATGTCGGTAGCGAAAATCAACGATTTCCGTCGCCTCTGCTTCAATCGGGGCTTGGAGTTCAAAGTCTACAAAAACTCTTTCATCCGCAAAGCTCTCGACACTCTCGCTAGCGATACTAGTGAGATGAGTGAGGCGCTGAAAGGTCAGTCAGGTGTATTGTTCTCGAAAGAGAGCGGCTCGACGCCCGCCAAGCTGCTGAAAGACTTTTACAAAGCTCAGGCTTATGGCCGCGGCGTAACGCCCAAGCCCGTGCTGAAAGGTGCCTACGTAGATGCCAGCATCTACATTGGTGCCGACCAGCTTGACACGCTGAGCACTATCAAAGGCAAGAACGAACTCATTGGTGAGGTTATCGGCTTGTTGCAATCGCCTGCCAAAAACGTTATCTCTGCTCTGTCGAGCGGTGGCAATATCCTGGCTGGCCTTCTCAAAACGCTTTCCGAAAAAGAAGAGGTTGCAGGCTAACCGCTGCTCATCTTTTTCAACTTTCAATTAATTTTTAACAACCCCTTTTTACCAATCTACAGAAATGGCAGATTTGAAAGCCTTCGCTGAGCAGCTTGTTAGCCTCACCGTTAAAGAAGTAAACGAACTCGCAGGTATCCTGAAAGACGAGTACGGCATCGAGCCGGCTGCTGCTGCGGCCGTAGCTGGTCCTAGCAATGCTGGCCCTGCTGCTGAGGCTCCCGAGGAGAAGACCTCGTTCGACGTAATCCTGAAGTCGGCCGGCGGCGCTAAGCTGCAGGTGGTGAAATTGGTAAAAGACCTGACGGGCCTCGGCCTGAAAGAGGCTAAGGAACTGGTTGACGGTGCCCCTAAGGCTTTGAAAGAAGGTGTTACCAAGGACGAAGCGGAAGGCCTGAAGAAGCAGCTTGAAGAAGCTGGTGCCGAGGTAGAAGTTAAGTAGGTTCGCCTACGGGCTTGCTCCCGAATCGGATGAGGCCTGGCACTTAGCCAGGTCTTTTCCTGTTTGTAGAGAATAAGTCGAGTTTTGCAACCAGAAGCTGTTATTTGTGGTTATCTTACGCTAGCAGTTTTCTTCTTCTGTCATCCCGAATGGAGCAAAGCAAAATGAAGGACCTTATCACGTTAAAAGTCGTCAGAGTTTCGGACTCATTTGACAAGCGACGTGGTAAGGTCCTTTCCTGCGCTCATAATGACTGAGTTTATATAGTAACTTTTTACCGTAGGTGCAGGTGTAAAAAGTTGTTTTATAGTCTCAATTTGACAGCAAGCTAACTCGTGTAATTAAAGCAGCTTACGCGTACATTTTTTAAAATCTTTCCAATTGGCTACACCGAAAGCACTAGAGGCGGCCGAGGTCAAACATTTGACCGGCGCCAGTGAGCGAATCAACTTCGCCAAGATTAAGAAAGTTATCGAGTATCCGGACTTTCTGGACGTACAGGTACAGTCGTTCCAAGAGTTTTTCCAACTCGAGACGGCTGCTGCAAGCCGTACGAATGAAGGTTTGTTCAAGGTATTTGCCGAGAACTTCCCGATTTCGGACTCGCGCGAGAATTTCGTGCTCAACTTTATTGATTACCATGTTGACCCACCGAAATACACGGTGGATGAGTGTATCGACCGCGGCCTGACCTACGCAGTGCCGCTGAAAGCGAAGCTACAGCTCATTTGCAACGACAAGGATAACGAGGACTTCCAGACAATAGAGCAGGAGGTTTTCTTGGGCAACATTCCGTACATGACGGAAAAAGGCTCGTTTGTAATTAACGGCGCTGAACGCGTTATCGTATCGCAGTTGCACCGCTCGCCGGGTGTTTTCTTCGCCCAGAGCAAGCACACAAACGGTACTAAGCTGTATTCGGCGCGCATTATTCCATTCAAGGGTTCTTGGATTGAATTTGCTACGGACGTAAACAACGTGATGTATGCGTACATCGACCGGAAGAAGAAATTCCCGGTTACAACGCTGCTCCGCGCTATTGGCTACGGCACTGATAAAGATATTCTGGACTTGTTTGGCTTGAGCGAAGAGGTTAAGGCTGATAAGAAGAACCTGAAAAAAGCGGTGGGCCGTAAGTTGGCCGCGCGTGTGCTTCGGACGTGGACGGAGGATTTTGTGGATGAGGATACCGGGGAGGTAGTTTCTATCGACCGGAATGAGGTATTGTTGGAGCGTGACTCAACTATTGAGGAAGCTGATATTGATACTATCGTGGAGGCCGGCGCTAAGTCGGTTATTTTGCATAAGGAGAACGTGAATATTGCGGATTTTGCAATTATTTACAATACGTTGCAGAAGGACAACTCCAACTCAGAAAAAGAGGCCGTTGAGCAGATTTATCGTCAACTCCGTAACACTGAGGCACCTGACGAAGAAACTGCCCGCGACATTATCCAGAAGCTTTTCTTCTCCGATAAGCGCTATGACCTCGGTGAGGTAGGCCGCTACCGGATTAATAAGAAGCTTCAGATTGGTATGGAGCAGCAGTCACGGGTACTGACGAACGAGGACATCGTGCTCATCGTGAAATACCTGATTGGTCTGATTAACTCTAAGGCCATCGTGGACGATATCGACCACTTGAGCAACCGCCGCGTGCGCACGGTAGGGGAGCAGTTGTACGCCCAGTTTGGGGTAGGACTAGCCCGTATGGCGCGCACCATCAAGGAGCGCATGAACGTACGCGACAACGAGGACTTCAAGCCGGTTGACCTGATTAACGCCCGTACGCTGTCCAGCGTAATTAACTCGTTCTTCGGTACCAACCAGCTGTCTCAGTTCATGGACCAAACCAATCCGCTGGCTGAGGTGACGCACAAGCGTCGCGTATCGGCACTCGGGCCGGGAGGTCTAAGCCGCGAGCGTGCTGGCTTCGAAGTACGTGACGTGCACTATACGCATTATGGTCGTCTTTGCACGATTGAAACGCCAGAAGGCCCGAACATCGGCCTGATTTCCTCTCTGTGCGTGCATGCTCGCGTAAACTCAATGGGCTTTATCGAAACGCCTTACCGCACCGTGGTAAGTGGCAAAGTAGATATGAGCGAGAACGTAAAGTTTCTAACTGCTGAGGAGGAAGATACGCACCACATCGCGCAGGCCAACTCGCTGCTTAGCAACGAGGGTAAAATGACGCAGCAATTGGTAAAAGGTCGTTTTGAAGGTGACTTCCCAGTAGTAGCACCGGATGAGTATACCTATATGGACGTAGCACCTAACCAGATTGTATCGGTAGCGGCTTCGCTGATTCCTTTTCTGGAGCACGATGACGCCAACCGTGCGCTGATGGGCTCGAACATGCAGCGTCAGGCAGTGCCGCTTCTGCGCCCCGAGGCTCCAATTGTGGGCACGGGCCTGGAAGGCCGCACGGCTATCGACTCGCGTTCGCTCATCATTGCTGAAGGTGAAGGATACGTTGACTCAGTAGATGCCAACCGCATCATCATCAGGTACGACTTATCGGAAGATGACGTGTCAGTAAGCTTTGATGCGGAGCGCAAGACTTACAGCCTCATTAAGTTCCGCCGTACCAACCAGGATACTTGTCTAAACCTCACGCCGTTGGTTAAAAACGGTGAGCGTGTTACTAAAGGCCAGGTACTTTGCGAAGGTTATGGTACTAACCGCGGTGAGTTGGCGCTGGGCCGCAACATGCAGGTAGCCTTCATGCCTTGGCAGGGTTACAACTTTGAGGATGCCATTGTCATCTCGGAGCGGGTAGTGCGCGACGACATCTTTACCTCGATTCACATCGAGGAATTTGAGTTGGAAGTGCGCGAGACCAAGCGTGGCGAAGAAGAACTGACTTCGGAAATTCCGAACGTGAGCGAAGAAGCCGTGCGCAACCTCGATGACAACGGTATTATTCGTCTGGGCGCTGAGGTTCGCGAAGGTGACATCCTTATCGGTAAGATTACGCCGAAGGGCGAAACTGACCCGACTCCGGAAGAGAAGCTGCTCCGCGCTATCTTCGGCGACAAGGCTGGCGACGTGAAGGATGCTTCACTCAAGGCGCCGCCCTCCTTGAACGGGGTAGTAATTGGTACCAAGCTGTTTTCGCGTCCAAAGAAAGACAAGAACCTGCGGGCCAAGTCCAAGAAGGAAGTTGAGGACCTCAAGGAAGGCTATGCTCGTGAATTGCGCGGCGTAAAAGCGGTGATGATTGATAAGCTGGTGGGCTTGCTGGAAGGCAAGACTAGCCAAGGAATTAAGCACCGCTTTGGTGACGACGTGCTAACGAAAGGTGTGAAATTCAACCGGAAGAACATCAGTGAAGCACTGTTCCCCAATAAGAATGCCTACCGCGACGAGAGCAACTACGCCGTACCGGAAGAGGTGAACCTGTTCAAGGACTTGCAACTCGACCATTGGACTGCCGATGCCCGCGTGAATGAGCTGTTGCTTCGCTTGGTGAAAAACTATGCTAAGCGTCGCAATACCATCACGGCCCGCTTTAAGCGCGAGCGCTTCACGTTGGAGGTTGGCGACGAGTTGCCCGCCGGCATCGTGCAGCTAGCCAAAGTGTACATCGCCAAAAAGCGTAAGCTGAAGGTGGGTGATAAAATGGCTGGTCGCCACGGTAACAAAGGGGTAGTAGCCCGCATCGTGCGCGATGAGGACATGCCTTTCCTACCCGATGGCACCCCGATGGATATCGTGCTTAACCCGCTCGGTGTACCTAGCCGGATGAACATCGGCCAGATTTACGAAACAGTACTCGGTTGGGCTGGTCTGAAGATGGGTCGCACGTATGCTACCCCCATTTTCGACGGTGCTACGGAGGACGAAGTAGCGCATGAGCTAACGGAGGCTGGCCTGCCCGACTGGGGTAGGGCTTACCTATACGATGGCTTGAGCGGCGACCGCTTCGACCAGCCAGTAACCGTGGGCGTAATTTATATGCTCAAACTCGGTCACTTGGTTGACGACAAGATGCACGCGCGTTCCATCGGGCCGTACTCGCTCATCACGCAGCAGCCGCTGGGTGGTAAGGCGCAGTTTGGTGGCCAGCGCTTCGGCGAGATGGAAGTGTGGGCGCTGGAGGCCTTCGGTGCTTCCAATGTGCTCCAGGAAATTCTGACTGTGAAGTCGGATGACGTGGTAGGCCGGGCCAAAGCGTACGAAGCCATTGTAAAAGGCGACGTATTGCCCAAGCCGAACATCCCCGAGTCGTTCAACGTGTTGATTCACGAGCTGCGCGGTCTGGCCTTGGAAATCACGCTAGAGTAACCGAGTTTCTTATTGAGAGTTGGTCGCATTAGCGGCCAACTCTCAGTGAGCTTTATAAAGTTCAGTTGAAAAGCAGTTGGTACGAAACAGCTGTCCCGAGACAGGTCAGGGCAGTGAAGGAACCGGCCGCTTATAGTTTATAGATAAGTAGAAAAGACCTGACGAGAATCTACTACGCGGCGTATCTGTCTGACCCGTAGAGCACTTTTCGTAGCGTCAAACTGTTAGAGAATATTCTGGCAGTTCAAAGCCAAACAGCTAAAAGCTTAACAAATACCTAATGGCTTTCGCAAAAAATAAGAAATTAGTCCAAGACTTCTCTAAGGTTACTATCTCGCTTGCTTCTCCCGAAGGAATTCTGGAGCGCAGCACAGGCGAAGTAGTTAAGCCTGAGACGATTAACTACCGCACATATAAGCCCGAAATGGGCGGCCTATTCTGCGAACGGATTTTCGGCCCGGTGAAGGACTGGGAGTGCCATTGCGGCAAATACAAGCGCATTCGCTACAAGGGCATTATCTGCGACCGTTGCGGCGTGGAGGTGACCGAGAAGAAGGTGCGTCGGGAGCGCATGGGCCACATCGAACTGGTGGTGCCTGTAGCCCATATCTGGTACTTCAAGAGCCTGCCGAACAAAATCGGCTACCTGTTGGGCTTGCCCACCAAGAAGCTCGACCAGATTATATACTACGAGCGCTACGTAGTGGTGCAGCCCGGCGTGCAAGCCGAAGAAGGTGTGCAGCAGCTCGACTTCCTCACTGAAGACGAGTACCTGGACATCATCGATAAGCTGCCCCGCGAGAACCAGATGCTGCCCAACGAGGACCCGCAGAAGTTCATCGCCAAGATGGGTGCCGACGCGCTGCAAATGCTGCTCGAACGCATCAACCTCGACGAACTGAGCTACTCGCTCCGCGACTCGGCCGCGCACGAAACTTCGCAGCAGCGTAAGGCTGAGGCGTTGAAGCGTTTGCGCGTGGTAGAAGCTTTTCGTGATGCCGCTACCCGCGTGGAGAACCGCCCCGAGTGGATGGTAATCCGCATGGTGCCGGTTATCCCGCCCGAACTGCGTCCGCTCGTGCCGTTGGATGGTGGCCGTTTCGCCACTTCTGACTTGAACGACCTGTACCGTCGCGTTATCATCCGCAATAACCGCCTCAAGCGCCTGATTGAAATCAAGGCGCCGGA from Hymenobacter psoromatis includes the following:
- a CDS encoding 50S ribosomal protein L1, which produces MAAISKKRKEALAKHDLTQVRSLLEAAQVVKDITYTKFDASVDIDVRLGVDPRKADQMVRGVATLPHGTGKTVRVLALVPADKEAEAIAAGADFVGLDDYIAKIEKGWTDIDVIITMPSVMAKVGRLGRVLGPRGLMPNPKSGTVTTDVAKAVQEVKAGKIDFKVDKTGIIHCSVGKVSFDPTKLAENALEVIQTLGRLKPSSSKGTYIRSITLSSTMSPAVPVDSTVSSAN
- a CDS encoding 50S ribosomal protein L10; this translates as MNREEKQTLVDELSEKFQSHNAFYIADASGMSVAKINDFRRLCFNRGLEFKVYKNSFIRKALDTLASDTSEMSEALKGQSGVLFSKESGSTPAKLLKDFYKAQAYGRGVTPKPVLKGAYVDASIYIGADQLDTLSTIKGKNELIGEVIGLLQSPAKNVISALSSGGNILAGLLKTLSEKEEVAG
- a CDS encoding 50S ribosomal protein L7/L12 — encoded protein: MADLKAFAEQLVSLTVKEVNELAGILKDEYGIEPAAAAAVAGPSNAGPAAEAPEEKTSFDVILKSAGGAKLQVVKLVKDLTGLGLKEAKELVDGAPKALKEGVTKDEAEGLKKQLEEAGAEVEVK
- the rpoB gene encoding DNA-directed RNA polymerase subunit beta (DNA-dependent RNA polymerase catalyzes the transcription of DNA into RNA using the four ribonucleoside triphosphates as substrates; beta subunit is part of the catalytic core which binds with a sigma factor to produce the holoenzyme), encoding MTGASERINFAKIKKVIEYPDFLDVQVQSFQEFFQLETAAASRTNEGLFKVFAENFPISDSRENFVLNFIDYHVDPPKYTVDECIDRGLTYAVPLKAKLQLICNDKDNEDFQTIEQEVFLGNIPYMTEKGSFVINGAERVIVSQLHRSPGVFFAQSKHTNGTKLYSARIIPFKGSWIEFATDVNNVMYAYIDRKKKFPVTTLLRAIGYGTDKDILDLFGLSEEVKADKKNLKKAVGRKLAARVLRTWTEDFVDEDTGEVVSIDRNEVLLERDSTIEEADIDTIVEAGAKSVILHKENVNIADFAIIYNTLQKDNSNSEKEAVEQIYRQLRNTEAPDEETARDIIQKLFFSDKRYDLGEVGRYRINKKLQIGMEQQSRVLTNEDIVLIVKYLIGLINSKAIVDDIDHLSNRRVRTVGEQLYAQFGVGLARMARTIKERMNVRDNEDFKPVDLINARTLSSVINSFFGTNQLSQFMDQTNPLAEVTHKRRVSALGPGGLSRERAGFEVRDVHYTHYGRLCTIETPEGPNIGLISSLCVHARVNSMGFIETPYRTVVSGKVDMSENVKFLTAEEEDTHHIAQANSLLSNEGKMTQQLVKGRFEGDFPVVAPDEYTYMDVAPNQIVSVAASLIPFLEHDDANRALMGSNMQRQAVPLLRPEAPIVGTGLEGRTAIDSRSLIIAEGEGYVDSVDANRIIIRYDLSEDDVSVSFDAERKTYSLIKFRRTNQDTCLNLTPLVKNGERVTKGQVLCEGYGTNRGELALGRNMQVAFMPWQGYNFEDAIVISERVVRDDIFTSIHIEEFELEVRETKRGEEELTSEIPNVSEEAVRNLDDNGIIRLGAEVREGDILIGKITPKGETDPTPEEKLLRAIFGDKAGDVKDASLKAPPSLNGVVIGTKLFSRPKKDKNLRAKSKKEVEDLKEGYARELRGVKAVMIDKLVGLLEGKTSQGIKHRFGDDVLTKGVKFNRKNISEALFPNKNAYRDESNYAVPEEVNLFKDLQLDHWTADARVNELLLRLVKNYAKRRNTITARFKRERFTLEVGDELPAGIVQLAKVYIAKKRKLKVGDKMAGRHGNKGVVARIVRDEDMPFLPDGTPMDIVLNPLGVPSRMNIGQIYETVLGWAGLKMGRTYATPIFDGATEDEVAHELTEAGLPDWGRAYLYDGLSGDRFDQPVTVGVIYMLKLGHLVDDKMHARSIGPYSLITQQPLGGKAQFGGQRFGEMEVWALEAFGASNVLQEILTVKSDDVVGRAKAYEAIVKGDVLPKPNIPESFNVLIHELRGLALEITLE